The following proteins are encoded in a genomic region of Arcobacter suis CECT 7833:
- a CDS encoding phosphopantetheine-binding protein: MELDKKMELLAELFELEIDEFGPETVLEDLEEWDSLAAISYVVMMDEEFNKVANPADIQGFKTVNDILNSMK, translated from the coding sequence ATGGAATTAGATAAAAAAATGGAACTTTTAGCAGAATTATTTGAATTAGAAATTGATGAATTTGGTCCAGAAACAGTATTAGAAGATTTAGAAGAATGGGATTCATTGGCAGCTATTTCTTATGTTGTAATGATGGATGAAGAATTTAATAAAGTTGCTAACCCTGCAGATATACAAGGGTTTAAAACGGTTAATGATATTTTAAACTCAATGAAATAA
- a CDS encoding SDR family oxidoreductase, whose product MSRVIIITGTRKGIGKKLSEYYLNNNDIVIGCSRGESSINHKNYRHFKLDICDEKIVVDMIRSIKKEFYKIDILLNNAGIASMNHSITTSFQSVKNIFATNFFGTFLFTREVSKVMIKQKAGRVVNYTTVAKPLRLEGEAIYAASKAAIENFTQTVSKELAPYKITVNAIGPNPIQTDLIKAIPKKKIDELINKQAIKRLGTIEDIINVIDFFCDEKSDFITGQIIYLGGVHNS is encoded by the coding sequence ATGAGTAGAGTTATAATTATAACAGGTACCAGAAAAGGTATAGGAAAAAAACTAAGTGAATATTATTTAAATAATAATGATATTGTAATTGGTTGTAGTAGGGGAGAATCTTCTATAAATCATAAAAATTATAGACATTTTAAACTTGATATTTGTGATGAAAAAATTGTTGTTGATATGATTAGAAGTATAAAAAAAGAGTTTTATAAAATTGATATTTTATTAAATAATGCTGGAATTGCTTCTATGAATCACTCTATAACAACATCATTTCAAAGTGTTAAAAATATTTTTGCTACAAATTTTTTTGGTACATTTCTTTTTACCAGAGAAGTTTCAAAAGTAATGATAAAACAAAAAGCAGGGAGAGTAGTAAACTATACAACTGTTGCAAAACCTTTAAGACTCGAGGGAGAAGCAATTTATGCTGCAAGTAAAGCTGCTATTGAAAATTTTACGCAAACTGTTTCTAAAGAATTAGCACCTTACAAAATTACAGTAAATGCAATAGGTCCAAATCCTATACAAACTGATTTAATAAAAGCTATACCAAAAAAAAAGATAGATGAGCTTATAAACAAACAAGCAATTAAAAGACTTGGAACAATTGAAGATATAATAAATGTTATTGATTTCTTTTGCGATGAAAAAAGTGATTTTATAACTGGGCAAATAATATATTTGGGTGGAGTTCATAACTCATGA
- a CDS encoding 3-oxoacyl-ACP synthase III family protein: MAIDHVKNVKISAVACAVPNDKLTAEDFYQYLEKDVVDRFVKDVGVSQKFYSKDRRTITSDLCYEAAEEIFRKKGIDKKSIDGLIFISQTPDYPAPATACLLQYRLGLSENCMAYDVSLGCSGYVYGLHMAATSLQSGYMKKILLLVGDTSDGISPTVSLNDLLFGDCGSATIVEYDEMSDGFKFDLRTIGNGFKALGATTGLRYAHIGNPSFDPSIHMDGLSIFTFSISQVPKLFKSFFQSFNKTIEDYDTVLLHQANKSMLEVIIKKIKADISKVPFSLNEYANTSSATIPNLICHYYGESNIDKDIPVIMAGFGIGLSLGIADAKINPINILPIISTDTTWDEGRQKVLEANDKLKK; encoded by the coding sequence ATGGCTATTGATCATGTAAAAAATGTAAAAATATCAGCTGTTGCTTGTGCTGTACCTAATGATAAGCTAACTGCTGAGGATTTTTATCAATATCTAGAAAAAGATGTTGTGGATAGATTTGTTAAAGATGTTGGCGTATCACAAAAATTTTATAGTAAGGATAGAAGGACTATCACTTCTGATTTATGTTATGAAGCTGCGGAAGAAATTTTTAGAAAAAAAGGTATTGATAAAAAAAGTATAGATGGTTTAATTTTTATATCACAAACACCAGATTATCCAGCACCAGCAACAGCTTGTTTACTACAATATAGGCTTGGACTATCCGAAAATTGTATGGCTTATGATGTTAGTCTTGGTTGCTCAGGATATGTTTATGGACTACACATGGCAGCAACTAGTCTTCAATCCGGATATATGAAGAAAATATTATTACTTGTTGGTGATACTTCAGATGGAATTAGTCCTACAGTATCGTTAAATGATTTACTTTTTGGTGATTGTGGTAGCGCTACAATAGTTGAGTATGATGAAATGTCAGATGGTTTTAAGTTTGATTTAAGAACAATAGGAAATGGATTTAAAGCATTAGGTGCAACTACTGGACTGAGATATGCTCATATTGGAAATCCTTCTTTTGATCCCTCTATACATATGGATGGGCTTTCTATCTTTACTTTTAGTATATCTCAAGTACCAAAGTTATTTAAATCATTTTTCCAATCTTTTAATAAAACAATTGAAGATTATGATACTGTTTTATTGCATCAAGCTAATAAATCTATGCTAGAGGTGATTATAAAAAAAATAAAAGCAGATATAAGTAAAGTACCATTTTCATTAAATGAATATGCAAATACTTCTTCCGCAACAATACCAAATCTTATTTGTCACTATTACGGGGAAAGTAATATAGATAAAGATATACCTGTAATAATGGCAGGTTTTGGAATAGGCTTATCTTTAGGTATTGCTGATGCAAAAATAAATCCGATAAATATATTACCTATAATATCGACAGATACAACATGGGATGAAGGAAGGCAAAAGGTACTAGAAGCGAATGATAAACTTAAAAAATAA
- a CDS encoding SDR family NAD(P)-dependent oxidoreductase: MINLKNKKILVLGATGSIGKSTAIKLSQLGAKVVIQGRNKTKLEQIYSQLSGEGHYSIEFDISNLDKLDELINLSVNFDNEKLTGLVYCIGIMPIRPMKSTKSDFLHETMVINYYAFVEMVRLYSDKRVSDGGSIVAISSYSSINGDKGQLAYAASKSAIDSSVIVMSKELYSKNIRVNAIRPAIVRGEETNIDLLPTSIKVTVDRMKIGLIDPNILAEQIAFLISDYSSGVYGRCFDVKGYLS; encoded by the coding sequence ATGATAAACTTAAAAAATAAAAAGATCTTAGTTCTTGGTGCAACAGGTTCTATAGGAAAAAGTACTGCTATAAAACTTAGTCAACTTGGAGCAAAAGTTGTTATTCAAGGAAGAAATAAAACAAAGCTTGAACAAATTTATTCTCAACTTTCAGGAGAAGGTCATTATTCTATAGAATTTGATATTTCCAATTTAGATAAACTTGATGAATTAATAAATTTATCTGTAAATTTTGACAATGAAAAACTAACAGGATTAGTATATTGTATAGGTATTATGCCAATTAGACCAATGAAAAGTACAAAAAGTGATTTTCTTCATGAAACTATGGTTATAAATTATTATGCATTTGTAGAGATGGTTAGACTTTATTCTGATAAAAGAGTATCAGATGGAGGAAGTATTGTAGCCATATCTTCATACTCTTCTATAAATGGAGATAAAGGTCAACTTGCTTATGCAGCAAGTAAAAGTGCAATTGATAGTAGCGTAATTGTTATGAGCAAAGAATTATACTCAAAAAATATTAGAGTTAATGCAATTCGTCCTGCCATTGTTAGAGGAGAAGAAACAAATATAGATTTACTTCCTACTTCAATTAAAGTTACTGTAGATAGAATGAAAATAGGATTAATTGATCCCAATATCCTTGCCGAACAAATAGCTTTTTTAATTAGTGATTATTCAAGTGGTGTTTATGGTAGATGTTTTGACGTAAAAGGATATTTGTCATGA
- a CDS encoding ANL family adenylate-forming protein, translating to MNWFIENFKEFDRKIAIIFKNQTYLYIDLYNKIKEIENNLLPKIKKGEVVSILSDYSFESISLIISLYKNKNIIVPITTTLNREIKEKIEESYTNKIIKIFDKEYLIEENSSNEKHQMIQDLQEKNNSGLILFSSGSTAKPKAMIHNFDNLVEHYKDKKEKSLNMILFLMFDHIGGLNTLLNILSMGATAIIPENRNSDDICKLIQDYEIRVLPSSPTFLNLILMSKSNERYDLNSLKMITYGTETMPESLLIKLKTAFPKVKFLQTFGTSETGIANTSSKSSNSTFMKIDDPELEHKIVDNELWIRSKTQILGYLNSSMDSFTSDGWFKTGDLVEVSEDGYIKIIGRNTEIINVGGQKVLPSEIESVILSMEEIEDCLAYGEKNLITGQNVVCDVVLKNDISNIKLLIRKFCKDKLDNYKIPTKINIIDKINFGDRFKKIRRK from the coding sequence ATGAATTGGTTTATAGAAAACTTCAAAGAATTTGATAGAAAGATAGCAATAATATTTAAAAATCAAACTTATTTATATATTGATTTATACAATAAAATAAAAGAGATTGAAAACAATTTATTACCAAAAATAAAAAAGGGAGAAGTAGTTTCAATACTATCTGATTATAGCTTTGAAAGTATTTCATTAATTATTTCTTTATACAAAAATAAAAATATTATTGTGCCTATTACAACTACACTAAATAGGGAAATCAAAGAGAAAATAGAAGAGTCATATACAAATAAAATTATTAAAATATTTGATAAAGAGTATTTGATTGAAGAAAATAGTTCAAATGAAAAACATCAAATGATACAAGATCTTCAAGAAAAAAATAATTCAGGGCTTATTTTATTTTCAAGTGGAAGTACGGCTAAGCCAAAAGCTATGATACATAATTTTGATAATCTTGTAGAGCATTACAAAGATAAAAAAGAAAAATCACTTAATATGATTTTATTTTTGATGTTTGACCATATTGGTGGATTAAATACATTGTTGAATATTTTATCTATGGGGGCAACGGCAATTATTCCAGAAAATAGAAATTCTGATGATATTTGTAAACTAATTCAAGATTATGAAATTAGAGTTTTACCATCTAGCCCTACTTTTTTAAATCTTATTTTAATGAGTAAATCAAATGAAAGATATGACTTAAATTCTCTAAAAATGATTACTTATGGAACAGAAACTATGCCTGAAAGCTTACTAATTAAATTAAAAACTGCTTTTCCAAAAGTAAAATTCCTACAAACATTTGGAACAAGTGAAACAGGAATAGCAAATACATCTTCAAAATCTTCGAACTCAACATTTATGAAAATAGATGACCCTGAACTTGAGCATAAAATAGTTGATAATGAGTTATGGATAAGAAGTAAAACTCAAATTTTAGGATACTTAAATTCATCAATGGATAGTTTTACAAGTGATGGTTGGTTTAAAACAGGTGATTTAGTAGAAGTTTCAGAAGATGGTTATATAAAAATTATTGGTAGAAATACAGAAATTATAAATGTAGGTGGACAAAAAGTTTTACCAAGCGAAATTGAATCAGTTATCTTATCCATGGAGGAAATAGAAGATTGTTTGGCTTATGGAGAGAAAAACTTAATTACAGGTCAAAATGTTGTTTGTGATGTAGTTTTAAAGAATGATATATCAAATATTAAACTCTTAATTAGAAAATTTTGTAAAGATAAATTAGATAATTATAAAATACCTACAAAAATTAATATTATAGATAAAATAAATTTTGGAGATAGATTTAAGAAAATAAGAAGAAAATAA
- a CDS encoding 6-hydroxymethylpterin diphosphokinase MptE-like protein, with product MTQTQLELQNALTTTFLANLAFLSEYDNELYHRIDELSRMIENGTYIEKYELEFIMENGDFDIFDIQNNKYLYNRNPKKINDELVRKMEKDNKNSIFNIEELFIIKEENNISLENKFNIEYLEQSLNLTNTQMKAYQRITKDFLNSNKKRLKRIDKLVFAGTLLGRHIPKIVAKLNAKLYLVFERNLEIFRLSLFCVDYAILAKSGVIFSIMDEQKNEKKKIELFCSIYEQDNYMIKVSTTNINIGQFIDQILLELSSTKSSVYDYNRKLYVYLNRTTKYISDNYKILDFNKINNNLDFFQNKPILYLAAGPSLDDNLEWIKRNQNKFFIVTIGAIYKKLIENHISINMIISLDEQLTILNDSQFDDKSVNKISTDTIILASTMTHEKILKKFNQKNLFLYEVFYPLIQDNIAFNGPSVGEITLDILIKMNAKDIYLIGLDMALNQNTGSTHSHNSNSGIESFNLHSNEDRETFGLRKNILKVKGNFLDEVFTTALFNTSINFLEKYILSTKNLDTNIYNLSNHGAYFVSTIPLKVTDLRLKELILNEDNLLNSLNKYSITNLSDKNKDIFKLDLEFLNNKILQHILKFENDEIKSFEDFLILAIDFMNIIYKHEDYVLFDIIASYYKMIFPYLNYYFNDEKIKQETKKIKMIQKVFTEQITNLVNDYMFFLERLIK from the coding sequence ATGACTCAAACTCAATTGGAATTACAAAATGCACTTACTACAACTTTTTTAGCTAATTTAGCTTTTTTAAGTGAATATGATAATGAACTTTATCATAGAATTGATGAGTTGTCTCGTATGATAGAAAATGGAACTTATATAGAAAAATATGAATTAGAATTTATAATGGAGAATGGAGATTTTGATATATTTGATATACAAAATAATAAATACCTATATAATAGAAATCCTAAAAAAATAAATGATGAACTAGTTAGAAAAATGGAAAAAGATAATAAAAATTCGATTTTTAATATAGAAGAACTTTTTATTATAAAAGAAGAAAATAATATATCTTTAGAAAATAAATTTAATATAGAGTATCTTGAACAATCTTTAAATTTAACAAATACTCAAATGAAGGCTTATCAAAGAATTACAAAAGATTTTCTAAATAGTAATAAAAAAAGATTAAAAAGAATTGACAAACTTGTTTTTGCAGGAACTTTATTAGGAAGACATATACCTAAAATTGTAGCAAAATTAAATGCTAAATTATATTTAGTTTTTGAAAGAAATTTAGAAATATTTAGGCTTTCTTTATTTTGTGTTGATTATGCTATTTTAGCTAAAAGTGGAGTAATCTTTTCTATTATGGATGAACAAAAAAATGAAAAGAAAAAGATAGAACTTTTTTGTAGTATTTATGAGCAAGATAATTACATGATAAAAGTATCGACAACAAATATAAATATAGGACAATTTATAGATCAAATTTTACTTGAGTTATCATCAACAAAATCCTCTGTTTATGATTATAATAGAAAACTATATGTATATCTTAATAGAACAACAAAATATATTAGTGATAATTATAAAATATTGGATTTTAATAAAATAAATAATAATTTAGATTTCTTTCAAAATAAACCGATTTTATATTTAGCGGCAGGACCATCTCTAGATGATAATTTAGAATGGATTAAAAGAAATCAGAATAAATTTTTTATTGTAACAATTGGGGCAATTTATAAAAAATTAATAGAAAATCATATTTCTATTAATATGATAATAAGTTTAGATGAACAATTAACTATTTTAAATGATTCTCAATTTGATGATAAAAGTGTAAATAAAATTTCTACAGATACAATTATATTAGCTTCAACAATGACACATGAAAAAATATTAAAAAAATTTAATCAAAAGAATCTTTTTCTATATGAAGTTTTTTATCCATTAATTCAAGATAATATAGCTTTTAATGGACCGAGTGTGGGAGAAATTACTTTAGATATATTAATAAAAATGAATGCTAAAGATATTTATTTAATAGGTTTAGATATGGCACTAAATCAAAATACAGGATCAACTCATTCACATAATAGTAATTCTGGAATTGAAAGTTTTAATTTGCATTCAAATGAAGATAGGGAAACTTTTGGATTAAGAAAAAATATCCTAAAAGTAAAAGGGAATTTTTTAGATGAAGTTTTTACAACAGCACTTTTTAATACTAGTATAAATTTTTTGGAAAAATATATTTTATCTACAAAAAATTTAGATACAAATATATATAATCTTTCAAACCATGGAGCTTATTTTGTTTCAACAATTCCATTAAAAGTTACAGATTTAAGATTAAAAGAACTTATTTTAAATGAAGATAATTTACTTAATTCTTTAAATAAATATTCAATAACAAATTTGAGCGATAAAAATAAAGACATTTTTAAATTAGATTTGGAATTCTTAAATAATAAAATTCTACAACATATTTTAAAATTTGAAAATGATGAAATTAAATCATTTGAAGATTTTTTAATTTTAGCAATAGATTTTATGAATATTATTTATAAACATGAAGATTATGTACTTTTTGATATCATAGCAAGTTATTATAAGATGATTTTTCCATATTTAAATTATTATTTCAATGATGAAAAAATAAAACAAGAAACTAAAAAAATAAAAATGATACAAAAAGTTTTTACAGAACAAATAACAAATTTAGTAAATGATTATATGTTTTTTTTAGAGAGACTTATTAAATAA
- a CDS encoding MBL fold metallo-hydrolase — MKLIVCNKNEIGINSYVLKVNNKAVVIDPNDYEEIVTAIGECNLDYIFLTHEHFDHIMAVDRLRDRYKAKVIAQKFASEHIQFSSKNLSKFSNIILDFMNKTISSPIKEFIVRAADITYLDRYNLIWEGYNFLFTHTPGHTKGSSCILVDDYLFSGDSLFECCDTDTKGVGTSRKEYDGITIPFFESIKSDMNIYAGHYPSFILEDKLKARQKAIQIFIRRPKYTNLFVNYDDFNTILDNCNFFVRNNNIFIIKKYTNFYKFYYLINNYKNLNNLNDFFGLYKKPIVLEIISNSKINENLYTQIGFKHYKVYSRYRTDKKNKNFDMVKIAKLEDIEEILKLINETFDPLSDYIPNNDELKELILKEEVFIVTVDYKLAGVSIYEKKNKNYYFRLSCVHPNHRPGLIGYMLASTTPQNGENYSTWIDDNNLEAIKLNTFLGYKEDGTKNYIFVKNEEIR; from the coding sequence TTGAAGCTTATAGTTTGTAATAAAAATGAAATAGGAATAAATAGTTATGTCCTTAAAGTTAATAATAAAGCAGTAGTTATTGATCCTAATGATTATGAAGAGATAGTTACTGCTATTGGTGAATGTAATTTGGATTATATATTTCTAACTCATGAACATTTTGACCATATAATGGCAGTTGATAGATTAAGAGATAGATATAAAGCAAAAGTAATTGCACAAAAATTTGCAAGTGAACATATACAGTTTTCATCAAAAAATTTATCAAAATTTTCAAATATTATATTAGATTTTATGAATAAAACTATTAGTTCTCCTATTAAGGAATTTATAGTTAGGGCTGCAGATATTACATATTTAGACAGATATAACTTAATTTGGGAAGGGTACAATTTTTTATTTACTCATACTCCAGGGCATACAAAAGGGAGTTCTTGTATATTAGTAGATGATTATTTATTCAGTGGAGATTCTTTATTTGAATGTTGTGATACAGATACAAAAGGAGTTGGAACAAGCAGAAAAGAGTATGATGGAATAACTATTCCTTTTTTTGAATCGATTAAAAGTGATATGAATATATATGCTGGTCACTATCCTAGCTTTATTTTGGAAGACAAATTAAAAGCAAGACAGAAAGCTATTCAGATTTTTATACGTAGACCAAAATACACAAATTTATTTGTAAACTATGATGATTTTAATACTATTTTAGATAATTGTAATTTTTTTGTAAGGAATAACAATATTTTTATAATAAAAAAATACACTAATTTTTATAAATTCTATTACTTGATAAATAATTATAAAAATTTGAATAATTTAAATGATTTCTTTGGTTTATATAAAAAACCTATTGTTCTTGAAATTATTTCAAATAGCAAAATAAATGAGAATCTTTATACACAAATTGGATTTAAACACTATAAAGTATATTCAAGATATAGAACAGATAAAAAAAACAAGAATTTTGATATGGTAAAAATAGCAAAACTAGAAGATATTGAAGAGATTTTAAAGCTAATTAATGAAACTTTTGACCCACTAAGTGACTATATACCAAATAATGATGAACTTAAAGAGTTAATTTTGAAAGAAGAAGTTTTTATTGTAACGGTTGATTATAAATTGGCAGGAGTATCAATATATGAGAAAAAAAATAAAAACTATTACTTTAGATTATCTTGCGTTCATCCAAATCATAGACCAGGATTAATAGGGTATATGTTAGCTTCTACTACTCCACAAAATGGAGAAAATTATTCAACTTGGATAGATGATAATAATCTTGAAGCTATAAAGTTAAATACATTTTTAGGGTATAAAGAGGACGGAACAAAAAACTATATTTTTGTTAAAAATGAGGAGATAAGATGA
- a CDS encoding AAC(3) family N-acetyltransferase has translation MKTQLFQDAKGKIYTLEDVILSLKKLEAHNANILYIHTDIGFGKPLLKRKDFVAKLYEAIISLGVKTLIFPTYTFSFCNKEDFDIKESKSSMGMLNEYARTRENSYRTEDPLLSVCVIGEIPQDFISLSKNSCGKGSSFEIMSKSDNNKFLFFGAKPTECFTFMHYVEDIYKVPYRYNKEFTGNVIKNGVAKKETYILCTLYDTVIPSVDISFQDNLENKKILKRLPLGEKELMIINGKSAFEEIKKCFDKDINILLARPYDKYNLGKSYDYNNVNSVK, from the coding sequence ATGAAAACTCAATTATTTCAAGATGCAAAAGGTAAGATTTATACACTAGAAGATGTTATATTATCTTTAAAAAAATTAGAAGCACATAATGCAAATATTCTTTATATACATACAGATATAGGTTTTGGAAAACCTCTTCTTAAAAGAAAAGATTTTGTTGCTAAACTATATGAAGCGATAATTTCATTGGGTGTAAAAACACTTATTTTTCCAACATATACATTCAGTTTTTGTAATAAAGAAGATTTTGATATAAAAGAATCAAAAAGTAGCATGGGCATGCTCAACGAATATGCAAGAACAAGAGAAAATAGTTATAGAACAGAAGATCCTCTATTATCTGTATGTGTAATAGGTGAGATACCACAAGATTTTATTTCCTTATCTAAAAATTCTTGCGGAAAAGGAAGTTCATTTGAAATTATGTCTAAAAGTGACAATAATAAGTTTCTTTTTTTTGGAGCAAAGCCTACAGAATGTTTTACTTTTATGCATTATGTAGAAGATATTTATAAGGTACCATACAGATATAATAAAGAATTTACAGGAAATGTAATCAAAAATGGTGTAGCCAAAAAAGAAACATATATATTGTGTACTTTATATGATACTGTTATTCCTAGCGTTGATATTAGTTTTCAAGATAATTTAGAGAACAAAAAGATTCTTAAAAGATTGCCTTTAGGAGAAAAAGAGTTAATGATTATCAATGGAAAGAGTGCTTTTGAAGAAATCAAAAAATGCTTTGATAAAGATATAAATATATTACTTGCGAGACCATATGACAAATATAATTTAGGTAAAAGCTATGATTATAATAATGTTAATAGCGTAAAATAG
- a CDS encoding SDR family NAD(P)-dependent oxidoreductase: MITFEGKKILVTGASSGIGREISIQLAKLGAKVVLLGRNEEKLEKSLSMLKGIGHKYFVYDLKQIEGIKDLVESFIEYDEIKLDGFIHSAGIPSVYPLKIITHEKFNESMDINTYSYLEIIKHFSKKNISNDYSSIVFISSILTKIPKKAQTLYVASKAASDSMSKVLSQELFKRRIRINSVLVGGVLTEMVENTEIFRMLGNESVAEDYNTIYKTLSTQEVSNMVLFLMSESAKYIIGESYHIDGGYF, translated from the coding sequence ATGATCACTTTTGAAGGTAAAAAGATACTAGTTACTGGAGCTAGTTCAGGAATTGGAAGAGAAATATCAATCCAGTTAGCAAAGCTTGGTGCAAAAGTTGTTTTGTTGGGAAGAAATGAAGAAAAACTAGAAAAATCATTGTCTATGTTAAAAGGTATTGGTCATAAATATTTTGTTTATGATCTTAAACAAATTGAAGGAATAAAAGATCTTGTTGAGTCTTTTATTGAATACGATGAAATTAAACTTGATGGATTTATACATTCTGCAGGAATACCATCTGTATATCCACTTAAAATTATAACTCACGAAAAGTTTAATGAATCGATGGATATAAATACTTATTCTTATTTAGAAATTATAAAACATTTTTCAAAAAAAAATATTTCTAATGATTATTCTTCTATAGTTTTTATATCTTCTATACTAACAAAAATACCTAAAAAAGCTCAAACTCTCTATGTAGCTAGTAAAGCTGCTTCTGATTCAATGTCAAAGGTTTTATCACAAGAATTATTTAAAAGAAGAATCAGAATAAATAGCGTTTTAGTTGGAGGTGTTTTAACTGAAATGGTAGAAAACACAGAAATATTTAGAATGTTGGGCAATGAAAGTGTAGCTGAAGATTATAATACAATTTATAAAACACTAAGTACGCAAGAGGTTTCAAATATGGTTTTATTTCTTATGAGTGAAAGTGCAAAATATATTATTGGTGAAAGTTATCATATCGATGGAGGTTATTTTTAA
- a CDS encoding N-acetylneuraminate synthase family protein: MIKIEDRLISNDSPTFIVAEVGANHNGDLELAKKSIDAAALCGVDAVKFQTYTTEELLSNKNGIVIYGKKGKEVSETVEEMFDRVTLKREFHKEIYDYAKSKGLICFSTPFSVKGVSFLEELDNPIYKIASSDINYVDMLEVIGATKKPVFLSTGKCTLSDMDMAIELLQKSGTTDLCLLHCVANYPSKMENMNLNVIKTLKQMYPECIIGFSDHSLGITASLGAICFGAKIIEKHFTIDKNLEGPDHWFSMDPVDMKNLVIGIRNLELAFGTQRKFLSQNEVPEKHWATRSLHINKDLKVGDIIKKEDLDMLRPGYGISTFDKDKVIGMRLEKDIKKGTVLEWNYFK, encoded by the coding sequence ATGATAAAAATTGAAGATAGGCTAATATCAAATGATAGCCCAACTTTTATAGTTGCAGAAGTTGGAGCAAATCATAATGGAGATTTAGAACTTGCGAAAAAAAGTATAGATGCAGCGGCTTTATGTGGAGTTGATGCTGTAAAATTCCAAACTTATACTACAGAAGAACTTTTATCCAATAAAAATGGTATTGTTATATATGGTAAAAAAGGTAAAGAAGTATCTGAAACGGTAGAAGAAATGTTTGATAGAGTTACATTAAAACGGGAATTTCACAAAGAGATATATGATTATGCGAAATCAAAAGGGCTTATCTGTTTTTCTACTCCATTTAGTGTAAAGGGAGTCTCTTTTTTAGAGGAACTTGATAATCCTATATACAAGATTGCTTCATCAGATATAAACTATGTTGATATGCTAGAAGTTATTGGAGCTACAAAAAAACCAGTATTTTTATCTACAGGGAAATGTACACTTTCAGATATGGACATGGCCATTGAACTATTACAAAAAAGCGGAACCACTGATTTATGCCTATTGCACTGTGTTGCAAACTATCCATCTAAGATGGAAAACATGAATTTAAATGTGATAAAAACTTTAAAACAGATGTACCCAGAGTGTATAATTGGCTTTTCAGATCACTCTTTGGGGATTACCGCTTCTTTGGGAGCTATATGTTTTGGAGCAAAAATAATAGAAAAGCATTTTACTATAGATAAAAATCTTGAAGGACCTGATCATTGGTTTAGTATGGATCCTGTTGATATGAAAAATCTTGTTATAGGAATTAGAAATTTAGAACTTGCATTTGGAACACAAAGAAAGTTTTTATCTCAAAATGAAGTACCAGAAAAACATTGGGCTACAAGATCTTTGCATATAAACAAAGATTTAAAAGTAGGCGATATTATAAAAAAAGAAGATTTAGATATGTTAAGACCTGGATATGGGATTTCTACTTTTGATAAAGATAAAGTTATTGGTATGAGACTAGAAAAAGATATAAAAAAAGGTACTGTTCTAGAATGGAATTACTTTAAATAA